GGGGCTGGGTGGGCCCAGCCTGAGGGTGtctgggggggggaaggagtcGGGGAGTCAGagccggggaggagggggcaggTTGGGGGTTAGGGGGCTgggtgggctgggggcaggTGGGGATGGAACGGGATGGGGCAGGGGTGGAGGCTGGTCTGATGGTCAGGTTTggtggggggaaggcaggggaggTTGGGGGAAGGTCTGGGGGCAGCTGAGGTCTGGGGTGTGTGGGGACCGGGCGTGGGCACACAGGttggggctgggatggggaccTAGGCTTGGGCGGGGAGGATTTGGGGCGGTAATCAGGGCTTGGGGGCAGGAACGTGTGGGGTGAAGGGTGGCGGAGAGGGGGCATGGGCAGTGCTAAGGGGAGGCAGAGCGATTGCGTGGGGGTGCTGGGTGGAAGGAGTGGGGTGAAACCGACCCGAACCGCTGCCCTAGGTGTGGGTGGTGGGTGATAAGGGGGGTGGGCAGTAAatgggagagagcagctggagccCGCGCGGGCGATGGGAGCTCCGCAGCAGGTGCTGGGGGAGCACAGACACCCCTTTGTGCTTGGGAGCGTGGGTTTGGGGGGTGGCGAGGGGGGGTTGTAACGGAGCAGGGGTTGCTGGACACCGTGGAAAGCCCTTCTCATGTTCCGCAGCGAAACCCAAGCTTGGCTTCCCGTGTTGGGAGAGGttgctggtgctgctgttctctccgggctgagctgtgctgcctCTTTAAGGGTTGAAGAATTTTCCCAACTCCTTGGCTTTCCCAAAACAGCTGACTGCACTAAAGCTCCTCTCCAGAGGAGATGTGCGTGTTGGGCAGATATTGCACCATGGGTCTCACTGTCCGTGTGACCCTGTCAGCACTGGAGCTGAGCCCTGCCTCTCTCCAGAGCTTTGCTTTAGTCTTGCTGCTCTATCAGGGGCTGAGTACGTGTCAGACGATGGTTTTCAGTTATTTCCCTCCacttccctaaaaaaaaaaccaaacccctctTTCTCTGGCACTGCCTTCGCAGTCTCCTGACCGTTcctcctgtctcctcctcctctctccagggCGAACCTGGTGGACCTTCAGAAGAAGCTTGAGGAACTGGAGCTGGACGAGCAGCAGAAGAAGCGCCTGGAAGCTTTCCTCACGCAGAAAGCCAAAGTGGGCGAGCTGAAGGACGATGACTTTGAGAGGATCTCCGAATTGGGGGCTGGCAATGGCGGTGTGGTCACCAAAGTGCAGCACAAACCCTCAGGGCTCATTATGGCACGGAAGGTAAcgggggagcaggaggagtgGGCTGTGGTGTCGTGCTGGAGAGCGTCCGGCACTCGCCCTGGCTCTGGGAGAGCCGGCTTCGATTGGGACCTCTCTGCATGACCTATCTGCACCCTAACCACATCGCCTGGGTTGGGACCATGGTCCCGGCTGCCCCCAGCTAGGTTTTACGTGGAACCTCTTCTGCTTTATCTCTGAGCTGCCCTGCCTGTCTCCAAGTCCTCCCCTGGGAGAGGCCATGCTCTCTGCGACAGGTCCCTGGGGTTTGGAGCGCCTGGTGTGAAAACAtaagtttattctttttttttttccagtgcagctGGTTTTAATGAACTCAGCTAAACTGGATAGAAGCAGTAGGAAGCAGATCTCTTGAGGATCCTCGGTCGTGGCTAACGAGGACTGGTAGTTCCAAGAAGCTGGGACAGTGGTTCCTCTCAGACGTGGGTTTATGGGCGACATCTTCGACTATAGTAGAAAACTAGGAGATGCTTCGTCTGCCTGTTAGAAAAGGCAGTGCTTGGCAAGAACAGTGCAGCCGCTCATCTGTAGGACAGCTTCCTTCAAAGTCTCTGGTCTCGCCTGCTGTTGGGATGGTTTAGTGGGTCTCAGGAGTAAATCCGCTTCTCTAGGTGGCTTCACTCAGAGCTGAGTTCTCAGAGTCTTCCAGGGTGTTTGATTGGGGAGCGTTGGGTGTCACTGGGTGGTTTTGAGATTGTTGGGAGCTCCGTGTTCAGAAACTGAAGCGAAGGCAAGCTGCAGCGCTGCTGTCCTTCCTGCAGAGACCGGCCTTTGTAGGTCTGTGGGAAGGACAGACGTCCCTGGCGTTGGGTGTCCTAGAGCTTACAGTAACAGTGGCTCTTTTTTCTGACCTGCCGTTGTATTTCCTAGCCTCTGGCTTCCATACCCACAGCTGTATTAACTGACTCTACGTGGAGCCCAAGGAATAAAGCAGCTGCTCTTTCACATGCATaattttcatgggttttttttactttctgtggtTTCCTTGATATCGGAGCACCTCTTCTTACAACACCTACAGAAATTGTGAAAATGGTCCCGTCTGCTGAGTCAGATCTGCATCAAACTTCTGACTTGTCTTTCCGCTCTGTATCCTGTGCAATCTCCGCGTGTTACATGGCCGGCAGTTGCTTCAGTCACTAACAGGCTGCACAGggctcttcctctccctttatCCTTAACGTTAGTCTGCAAATGGTAAAAAGTCTACGCCAAAGCAGAGCTTCCCTTGAAGATGTTTTTTTGATTCTTTCCAACACTCAGGACTTGCTCACATGGTTCCTGTCAGGTTTTCCAGGTGTTACaccttgaatattttttttctttcttggcagCTGATTCATTTAGAAATCAAACCGGCCATCAGGAATCAGATTATCCGAGAGCTGCAGGTGCTGCATGAGTGTAATTCCCCATATATCGTGGGTTTCTATGGAGCCTTCTACAGCGACGGAGAGATCTCCATCTGCATGGAGCACATGGTGAGTCCCCGTtcctcctctgcaaactgctgctCCTTGGACTGTTCTGAATTGCATCTCCCTGAGACTTGAAATTGCAGGTGAAACGGGTTAGGGTGCTGGCGGCCACGATGGCTCcttgctctggctgcagcaagGCCACTGTGCTCCTGGTaggagctgcctgctcctgcttAGGCATCGAAATGACAGAGAGATCGACTTTTTGGAAAGCGGAAGCAGAGGTTTGGGGGTTGGCCAAACGGAAATGTTGTAAACCTGCTGCTCGACAGAGCTTGCTGTGAAGCACGATGTGCGTATTCTGTTGTCTCTGGTGGAGAATAGCGTTGTAGCTCCTCCGGATCGGCACTGACAGCATCATCTTTGCATTTACCACTGAGGGAAAGGAAGCGAAGAACTAATAGCAAGAAGTAGAGCTGATAGAAGATAgcattaaaatagttttcagcAAGAAGCTTGAGCTCTGATCACcagatatctttttttctgctgtgaaaggAGTGTGCTCGATGCTGAGGCGTTGCAGGCAGCTGAGCTGGGATGCTCTGTACTGCTCATATACCGCTGCCCTCCCTGGGCATGCTTGCCTGTACAGccagctgctctgttttcctgccGGGGATTGGTGTGTTGGTCATTTCGGCATTCTTTATTTTAGGATGGCGGCTCTTTGGATCAAGTGTTGAAAGAAGCCAAAAGAATTCCCGAAGAGATCTTGGGGAAAGTCAGTATAGCGGTGAGTTACGGTGGCTCCTCAGGCTTCCAGAAAGGATTTGCTGGGCACGGTTTGGGAGTAATGCTTGTGTTGCCTTAGGAAGCTCGCTTCGTTTCCCCATACGTGCTTTCCTGTCCTGACGTAGGGCAAGAGGCAGTGGTGTGTGcaagaggggagggggaaagcagATTCCCAACCCCTCTCCGTAGCTCCGACCCCTTGCGTTGCACTGGCTGGTGTTGCCCTCTCCTGGAGAAGATTCGGGAGAAGCTTTCTTGGGCGGTAAACCCAAGATCTGTGATTGACTTGGTGATAAATTGCAAACCCTGAAACACGTGAATACTACGGGGAGGCTTTCCTCGCCAAGCTGCAGTGTGGCAGCAGCCGGAGTTTATGCAACGTGTCCTGCTGAAGCGAAAGCActttccttcccagctctgaTCTCATCCTGTCTTTGGTTTCCTTCTAGGTTCTGAGAGGCTTGGCGTATCTGAGAGAGAAGCACCAAATCATGCACAGAGGTGAGATGAGGAACCTAAAAATAACTGCCTGCGGTACAAGAGCCCTGTATTTTACCTAGAGTCGCGTTTACActcttctctcttgctgttGTCAGATGTGAAGCCTTCTAACATCCTGGTTAATTCTCGAGGAGAGATTAAGCTGTGTGATTTCGGGGTCAGCGGTCAACTCATTGACTCCATGGCAAACTCTTTTGTGGGAACTCGGTCCTACATGTCTGTAAGTTCCTTTCAACTTTCGGCTGGATTTTTTTACAATTTGCGTTCAACTTGGCTCTTACAGAATCAGCGTGTAGTATCCGATTTGCTCatggttttgctctgtgtttccaTCCTCATCCGGACTGCCCCGTTCCTGGTTCACATCTGGGATGAGCCCAGTGCTTCGAGGCACTCTCCTGTGCCGGAGAAGCAGACAACTCCGCATCCTCTTGAGGAGTTGGTGTCCTGTCAGCTCTAACCTGTGCCGAGCTAGCAGTGCAGAGACTTGCAGGGAAAGATGTTTCAGATGCTACAAATActtccatattttattttggcgAGTGTTTGTGGGTTCAAAAACATCATCTGTTTCTGTATGCAAAGCTCTGTCCAAAAAAACTGAGTGCGGAGGGGACGCAGGTGCTGGTACACAgacctcctctgctgctgtgacCACGTGCATGTGCTGACAAAATGGGGGTAAAACCAGTTTAGTGCAGCTGGGTTTTGGTACAGGCTAATGGGAAATTAAAGCCAAACTGGAGTCAGCCAGTGAGAGTGAACTGCAGGAAGAGCTGATTGTGCCTCTCCTTTAAATGAGAATTGTAATCAGCGTTAGCTCAACTGCAGATAATATGGTGTCCGTGACAATAAAATTACCTCCTGGCTGGCTCCGAGTGCCCAGGCCCTGCTGGCTGAAGGGCGGAGGGTAGGTGGGGGTCTTCTCCCCCCACCACGTGTGGTCGTGGCTGGGAACGAGCGGTGGGTTATTAGGGAAGCCATCAGACTACGCTTCTGTGCTCAGGTCTGAGCTGCTCTCATATTTTGGGAATGGTTATTCAAGTACAGTTATAGTTAGACAGcggctatttaaaaatattatctctttTGCACTCAGCCGCTGGGTCTGCACAGCTGTCTCAAAGCTGCTGGTATGGATGACTTGCGttgacttatttatttttaatttttatttttccttcaatgGTAAGAGCCTAGAGTGGACTTTCTGCCCCTCAAATTCCTCTTGGGTATTAACAGGAatgagcaggaaagaaaaatttttgttaataaattGAGTTCATTTGATCTGAGCATACAGAGAAATAGATTCCTACCGTGTACTCTGGACTCCTAAGTATAAGCAGCTGTAAATGCTGCTCAACTGTAAGTGTTGATTAGATGCATACAAGTGCTTTATGTTTGCACATGATCTTTCTTTTGCGTCCCCTTCACACATGAGCCCTTTGGGACGGTCCTTTCCCTGGAGGGGTGGAGAGCCGAGATGGAGAGGCCATCAGGATATTGAGCCTCAtctatttaatttcagtgcATATTGAGCCTCAtctatttaatttcagtgcATATTGAGCCTCAtctatttaatttcagtgcATATTGAGCCTCAtctatttaatttcagtgcATGATATTTATGACTTTGCGTATTGATATTCTAGTGTCAATGTGTGTTTCCGTGGTCTTTCCTTCCAGCCCGAGCGGTTGCAGGGCACCCACTACTCGGTCCAGTCCGACATCTGGAGCATGGGTCTGTCGTTAGTGGAGCTGTCTATCGGAAGGTACCCAATCCCCCCGCCAGACTCCAAGGAACTGGAAGCAATATTTGGCCGTCCTGTGGTGGACGGGGCAGAGGGAGAGTCTCACAGCATCTCGCCGCGGGCCAGGCCCCCAGGACGCCCCGTCAGTGGTAGGGGCTGTCGTATGCATCGGAAACAACACGCAGACGTGGGGGAGAAGGGGTCGGGTTTTGTTCGGTGTGGCTGGGTTAGCCAAAGGCCGTTTTGGATGAGGTTGTGGCGGGGAGGTGAGTGTTTCTAGGGAGGccctctctgcagagcagacgGAGCCGCATCGGTGCTCCGGCAGAAGCCACTCTACTGCGGAGGTTTGTAATTCCTAATGAGCGTGGGTGGGAGTCTGGTCTGGCATGGGGAGGTGAGGAGATTGCTCTCAGGATGTCAACCAGGGTCTATTAAGATTTTGAAGAGCTCAGTTTATCTGCCTTTAGACCCTGCTGTGTCCCACGAGAAGGCTCAAGCCACGCAGCAAAGCACCCCGTGCTGGGGACGGTGCAGGCTGTTGGGATGCGGACCCCTTGGAGGAGATGCTTTGAGGGACACTGTCACAGCCCCTGTTGCTCCTCAGGCTTTGCCCATGCTGCCAACAGGTTCCTTTCAAGCTAGAGGCAGCTTTTTGGAAAGAGCTTTGCAGGGAGCTCTCGTAGAAGTACCAAACCGGCACGGGTGTTTGAAGAAGGCTCTGCTTGAGCCATTTGCTTGGAAGCAGAAGGCTCTAGAAGCGCTGCCAGCCTGCCACAGCAGATGGTCTGGTATTCTCCAAATGCTCCAAGCTAGGAAATAAATCTGGACTATAGGCACGgtgaaagaaatctgaaattttgGAATGCGTTTTGGTTTTCTCTtcgttattttttttaaccatgagTCAGTTCCCAATGGGTTacctctgcctctcccagcaaaAGTCCCACAGCACACATGCTTTTCACACGAAATGAGGCCCCTTGCTGTCCCTGAACAGTTTCTCACCGCTGTTTTTTGTCATCTTAACCACGCAGGCCATGGGATGGACAGCCGGCCTGCGATGGCCATCTTTGAACTGCTGGATTATATAGTTAACGAGGTGGGTATTTCTTTACTGTCGACTCTGCCGGACTTCCCTGAGGTAGCACAGCGTTGTGTCCACTCTGCTGAGTCAGGGTGGACTCTGAAACCTTTGCTTGAACAGGGGCTTTTCCATACAGAGCCCTCTGAGCTGCACTGAcgtcctttccttctcccctgtTCCCTCTTCCCATCTCTTTGTATTGCAAAAGTATCTCTGGTTTTGGAATAAGGCTTTGCTGTGCAAACCCTTGAAAGAGGAGAGCAGTGAGGGGAGCTCTTGGCTGGAATGATCTGCTCCTTCTGCAACCGGCCATTTCAAACGTGCTCCTCCCTAGATGAGCAAAGGATGAACGCTCCCTCGGCACAGATGCTGAGGTCGTGCACATTTTCTCAGATGAAGCCCTTTGAATGAGGGTGACCAGTGCTAAAATCCCAGCCTGAAATGTCCTACCAGACTTGCAAGGTAGGATCCATCCCACCAGCAAGTGGAAAGAGCAGCTTCCCCTTTCAGGGTGATAGGAGGTGACCCCCAGTTATCGTTTCTGGATCGGCTTCGTCCGCCGTAGGCGTTGCCAGAGCTGGGATTTGCGAGGCTGGATCCAGAACTGTGAGGCTGCAATTTTGGTTTCCCAGTTTTGGCCGTGATTCAGCGTGGGGTCCCCCCAGCCGCACATCGTGCTGGGGCAGCAGtttgctgccagcccagccacGTGCTGCCAGGGTACGAAATGGCAG
This region of Gymnogyps californianus isolate 813 chromosome 24, ASM1813914v2, whole genome shotgun sequence genomic DNA includes:
- the MAP2K2 gene encoding dual specificity mitogen-activated protein kinase kinase 2 encodes the protein MLAKRKPVLPALNIAPSAAEGPSPDGSAEANLVDLQKKLEELELDEQQKKRLEAFLTQKAKVGELKDDDFERISELGAGNGGVVTKVQHKPSGLIMARKLIHLEIKPAIRNQIIRELQVLHECNSPYIVGFYGAFYSDGEISICMEHMDGGSLDQVLKEAKRIPEEILGKVSIAVLRGLAYLREKHQIMHRDVKPSNILVNSRGEIKLCDFGVSGQLIDSMANSFVGTRSYMSPERLQGTHYSVQSDIWSMGLSLVELSIGRYPIPPPDSKELEAIFGRPVVDGAEGESHSISPRARPPGRPVSGHGMDSRPAMAIFELLDYIVNEPPPKLPNGVFTQDFQEFVNKCLIKNPAERADLKMLMSHTFIKRSEVEEVDFAGWLCKTLRLNQPSTPTRAAM